CAGAGGAATCAGCTTTTCCGGAAACTGATAGGGACCATAGTTATTTGAGCAATTGGTAATTAATGTGGGGACGCCGTAGGTATGATGATAGGCACGGACAATGTGATCACTACCCGCTTTAGACGCCGCGTAGGGACTGTTAGGCTGATAGGGTGTCGTTTCACTAAACAACGGGTCATTCGGACTCAAACTGCCGTATACTTCATCCGTAGAAACATGAAGGAAGCGATCGCTCCCTCGATCTCCCCGCTTTTTCCAATGCTGGCGAAAGGCTTCCAAGAGAGTGGACGTACCCAGAACATTTGTTCTCACAAATGCTTCAGGTCCCAAAATTGAGCGGTCAACATGGGATTCTGCTGCAAAGTGGGCAACGGTATCAATCGTCTCACTGCGAAGTAAAGCATCAACGAGAGTGCGATCGCAAATATCTCCCGCTACAAATCGAAAATTTTCTCGTCCCTCGACTGACTCTAGATTACGGCGATTGCCGGCGTAACTGAGCAAATCGAGAACAACAACTCGATCATCTGGGTAGCGATCGCACCAGTGATGGACGAAGTTGGAGCCAATAAACCCCGCTCCACCTGTTATGAGTATGCGGCGAGGTTCTCGTGAAGGCATAATGACTTGGGTTCCTTTTCGCGGTAATCTTAGAGCATATAATTATAACCGTCGATCATCTTAACATCTGGTTGGGGATCAAGGATGAGACGGGTCAAAAATTGATAGCGCCAGCCCGTCTGAGGCTAGAGTATGGGTACAACTACGTCAGGTGGGTTGGAGGCTTCAGGGCTTTCCTCTGCTGGATTCGCTGATTCTTCAGGTTGGTCTTTTTGAGCCTCTGACTCTGAGGTTGTCTCTGATGGCGATGGTTGTCCAGAGTTTTCTGAATCACGATCCGAGGTGTCTGGATTGGAT
The nucleotide sequence above comes from Coleofasciculus chthonoplastes PCC 7420. Encoded proteins:
- the rfbB gene encoding dTDP-glucose 4,6-dehydratase yields the protein MPSREPRRILITGGAGFIGSNFVHHWCDRYPDDRVVVLDLLSYAGNRRNLESVEGRENFRFVAGDICDRTLVDALLRSETIDTVAHFAAESHVDRSILGPEAFVRTNVLGTSTLLEAFRQHWKKRGDRGSDRFLHVSTDEVYGSLSPNDPLFSETTPYQPNSPYAASKAGSDHIVRAYHHTYGVPTLITNCSNNYGPYQFPEKLIPLMCINIMLGQPLPVYGDGQHVRDWLYVNDHCQAIDLVLHQGTPGETYNIGGNNQIKNLDLVQMVCQLMDELASDLPVSPSKKLISFVKDRPGHDRRYGIDARKIKAKLGWTPQETIEGGLRSTVEWYLTHRDWWEPLLSKEYKDYYRKIYG